From the Paludisphaera mucosa genome, one window contains:
- the glpK gene encoding glycerol kinase GlpK translates to MARDHLLVIDQGTTSTRVIVYDLRLKPVGQGQHEIPLTYPRSGWVEHDPRTIVASVGAEVTTALINARVRAEQIAAIGITNQRETTIVWDRATGEPIAPALVWQDRRTADVCNRLRRKEGVVSRLTGLVIDPYFSATKIAWLLDHVDGARRKAEAGQLAAGTVDTLLIRHLTGGDHLTDVTNASRTLLMELATDQWSDELCELFDVPKSLLAEIRPSAGDFGATRGLDYLPDGIPITGVAGDQQASLMGQGCVSEGQAKCTYGTGAFLLAHTGARIIPSTHGLLTTRAATTRDEPPQYALEGSVFIAGAAVQWFRDGLKVIHDASEIGDLAMRGDPEGEVVFVPAFTGLGSPHWQPAARGTLYGLTRATTLADIARAAMEGVAFQVGDLIEAIEEDLSEPLAALNVDGGMSRSDAFLGFQADVLGRPVVRSPETESTALGAALLAGLGAGVWSDRATALALLASGGRTFETARGYLWRAKALERWRRAVETTRGHYRLEAD, encoded by the coding sequence ATGGCCCGCGATCATCTCCTCGTCATCGACCAGGGCACGACGAGCACCCGCGTGATCGTCTACGACCTCCGGCTCAAGCCCGTGGGCCAGGGCCAGCACGAGATTCCGCTGACATACCCTCGATCGGGCTGGGTCGAGCACGACCCCCGCACGATCGTCGCCTCGGTCGGGGCCGAAGTCACGACGGCCCTGATCAACGCCCGGGTTCGGGCCGAGCAGATCGCCGCCATCGGCATCACCAACCAGCGCGAGACTACGATCGTCTGGGACCGCGCGACCGGCGAGCCGATCGCGCCGGCGTTGGTGTGGCAGGACCGCCGCACCGCCGACGTCTGCAACCGGCTCCGCCGCAAGGAGGGCGTGGTCTCGCGTTTGACCGGCCTCGTGATCGACCCCTATTTCTCGGCCACCAAGATCGCCTGGCTCCTGGATCACGTCGACGGTGCCCGTCGCAAGGCCGAGGCCGGCCAACTGGCCGCGGGCACGGTCGACACCCTGCTCATCCGACACCTCACCGGAGGGGACCACCTGACCGACGTGACCAACGCCTCGCGCACGCTGCTGATGGAACTCGCGACCGACCAATGGTCGGACGAGCTATGCGAGCTATTCGACGTGCCGAAATCATTATTGGCCGAGATCCGCCCCAGCGCGGGCGATTTCGGCGCGACCCGGGGGCTCGACTACCTGCCGGACGGCATCCCGATCACGGGCGTGGCCGGCGACCAGCAGGCCTCCCTTATGGGCCAGGGGTGCGTTAGCGAAGGCCAGGCGAAGTGCACCTACGGCACGGGCGCGTTCCTCCTGGCCCACACCGGAGCGCGCATCATCCCGTCGACGCACGGGCTATTGACGACGCGCGCGGCCACGACCCGCGACGAGCCTCCTCAGTACGCCCTCGAAGGGAGCGTCTTCATCGCCGGGGCGGCCGTGCAGTGGTTCCGAGATGGGCTGAAGGTCATCCATGACGCCTCCGAGATCGGCGACCTGGCGATGAGGGGCGATCCCGAGGGCGAGGTCGTCTTCGTCCCCGCCTTCACCGGCCTGGGCTCGCCGCACTGGCAGCCCGCCGCGCGCGGGACGCTCTACGGGCTCACACGCGCCACGACCCTCGCCGACATCGCCCGCGCGGCGATGGAAGGGGTGGCGTTCCAGGTCGGCGACCTGATCGAAGCGATCGAGGAGGACCTCAGCGAACCGCTCGCGGCCCTCAACGTCGACGGCGGGATGTCTCGCTCCGACGCCTTCCTCGGGTTCCAGGCCGACGTCCTCGGCCGGCCGGTCGTGCGCAGCCCGGAGACCGAATCCACGGCCCTCGGCGCGGCGCTACTCGCCGGCCTGGGAGCGGGCGTCTGGTCGGATCGTGCGACCGCCCTGGCGCTGCTCGCCTCGGGAGGCCGGACGTTCGAGACCGCCCGCGGCTACCTGTGGCGGGCGAAG